Proteins co-encoded in one Papaver somniferum cultivar HN1 chromosome 5, ASM357369v1, whole genome shotgun sequence genomic window:
- the LOC113277340 gene encoding B2 protein-like produces the protein MARGKRTSATPDNSRTNGPSSNHLTANRSIDKKSTNMNQKKILYAAPALTVPDSTSTATTNGTGTTTVEVNKEEDDNKVHGVEKEQEASNEQIDKREKDDEEHSLGFIFMCSRETKPECFEHCVFGLPAGKLAIVQNIKPGANLFLFDVNLKLLYGVYKATSRGGFGLEPAAFGGRFPAQVRFSIFKESLPLPESVFRHAIEENYHGSKFQQQLSNHQVKKLFALFRLPGGSPVPVLGTPPLHFPPVNIYQNQQPPRLPPPKDPHASMPHHSGHHTPPPVSGYIMSIELT, from the exons ATGGCAAGGGGAAAACGTACGAGTGCTACGCCTGATAACTCGAGAACTAATGGCCCATCTAGCAACCACCTGACTGCAAATAGGAGCATAGACAAGAAATCTACAAATATGAATCAGAAGAAGATTCTCTATGCTGCTCCTGCTCTTACTGTTCCAGATTCTACTTCTACTGCTACCACAAATGGAACTGGTACTACAACAGTTGAAGTAAATAAAGAAGAGGATGATAATAAAGTCCATGGAgtagaaaaagaacaagaagctAGTAACGAGCAAATAGATAAGAGAGAGAAGGATGATGAGGAACATTCACTGGGTTTCATATTCATGTGCAGTAGGGAGACCAAACCAGAGTGCTTCGAACACTGTGTTTTTGGGCTCCCAGCCGGAAAACTGGCTATTGTACAGAACATTAAGCCTGGTGCAAATCTTTTTCTCTTTGATGTTAACCTGAAGCTTCTTTATGGTGTGTACAAAGCTACATCTAGAGGAGGATTTGGCCTGGAGCCAGCTGCTTTTGGAGGAAGATTTCCTGCTCAG GTGAGGTTCAGTATTTTCAAGGAAAGCTTACCTTTACCGGAGAGTGTCTTCAGACACGCCATTGAAGAAAACTATCATGGTTCCAAATTCCAACAGCAGCTCAGTAACCATCAG GTAAAGAAGCTTTTTGCTTTGTTTCGTCTCCCTGGTGGGTCACCAGTGCCTGTTCTTGGGACTCCACCACTACATTTCCCCCCAGTTAATATCTATCAGAACCAACAACCACCCAGGTTGCCACCACCAAAGGATCCACATGCTTCAATGCCTCATCACAGTGGTCATCATACTCCACCTCCTGTGTCTGGGTATATTATGTCTATTGAGTTAACGTGA